A stretch of Thermococcus sp. DNA encodes these proteins:
- the cyaB gene encoding class IV adenylate cyclase, translating into MEIEVKFRVDFERIREKIESLGAFLAGEELQEDIYFSLPYPRLLRVRNVSNLGKAYLTYKEIRDPGRNEEFEELEVEVSDFKTMVEILKRLGFEEDVVVRKRRLVYRLNGITFELNDVEGLGGFLDIEVISEDVEDAKRKIWEVAERLGLSENDVEPRLYRELIERLS; encoded by the coding sequence ATGGAAATCGAGGTAAAGTTCAGGGTCGATTTTGAGCGAATCAGAGAGAAAATTGAGTCCCTGGGGGCCTTTCTGGCCGGAGAGGAGCTCCAGGAGGATATCTATTTCTCCCTTCCGTATCCACGGTTGCTGAGGGTGAGGAATGTTTCGAACCTTGGGAAGGCCTATCTTACCTACAAGGAGATAAGGGATCCCGGGCGGAACGAGGAATTTGAGGAGCTTGAGGTCGAGGTCTCCGACTTTAAAACGATGGTCGAAATACTAAAGAGGCTGGGGTTTGAGGAGGACGTGGTCGTCAGGAAGAGGCGCCTCGTTTACCGCCTTAACGGAATCACCTTTGAACTGAACGATGTTGAGGGCCTTGGCGGGTTTCTGGACATAGAGGTCATCTCGGAGGATGTCGAAGATGCCAAGAGGAAAATCTGGGAAGTTGCCGAAAGGCTTGGCCTCAGTGAGAACGACGTCGAGCCGAGGCTCTACCGGGAACTCATCGAGAGGCTAAGTTGA
- a CDS encoding class III signal peptide-containing protein, translating into MGCVGGRAQGSMEYLFMIAVTLVIALVVVSYLSRSVENIPDSQVTAPWLDPESMTSFNTSDMYFNYSVWVEPAGTGIYRVVYRLTAKETLNNVRVQATLKCERQPRYIDTRYLSVIEHYDTIPRGWYVSNYWTPLEPGDFPCGVEFNVWVG; encoded by the coding sequence GTGGGGTGCGTGGGCGGCCGGGCACAGGGTTCAATGGAGTACCTTTTTATGATTGCGGTCACCTTGGTAATAGCCCTGGTCGTGGTGTCCTACCTGTCCCGGAGCGTTGAAAACATTCCTGATTCACAGGTAACAGCCCCCTGGTTGGACCCGGAGTCGATGACAAGCTTCAACACAAGCGACATGTACTTCAACTACTCGGTCTGGGTCGAACCTGCGGGAACGGGAATATACCGCGTCGTTTACAGGTTGACGGCCAAGGAGACTCTCAACAACGTCAGGGTTCAGGCGACGCTGAAGTGCGAGAGACAGCCGAGGTACATAGATACCAGGTATCTCTCCGTGATTGAACACTACGATACCATACCACGGGGCTGGTACGTCTCCAACTACTGGACACCACTTGAACCCGGTGACTTCCCCTGCGGGGTGGAGTTCAATGTCTGGGTTGGCTAG
- a CDS encoding Lrp/AsnC family transcriptional regulator, whose product MIQLDDLDRAILRLLKEDARLTISEIAERLKRPESTVHFRIKKLLEKGIIDRYTIILGESLQPKAVALVYLEAETPIIEDFLEKYISYITRTLSILPNVLMVARSGKNGVIALVGEENESKLNKFIDETIKTLPTIRKIEVIPINEFAKGRDLIGFLVRV is encoded by the coding sequence ATGATTCAACTGGACGACCTTGACAGGGCGATACTGAGACTGCTGAAGGAAGACGCCCGCCTTACAATCTCGGAGATAGCGGAGCGCTTGAAGAGGCCGGAATCAACCGTTCACTTTCGCATCAAGAAGCTCCTTGAGAAGGGCATCATTGACCGCTATACAATAATCCTTGGTGAATCCCTCCAACCGAAGGCGGTTGCACTCGTTTACCTCGAAGCCGAAACGCCAATCATAGAGGACTTCCTGGAGAAGTACATCAGCTACATAACGAGAACCCTCTCAATACTCCCCAACGTCCTCATGGTCGCGAGGAGCGGGAAGAACGGTGTGATTGCCCTAGTCGGCGAGGAGAACGAGAGCAAGCTCAACAAATTCATAGATGAGACCATAAAGACGCTTCCGACAATAAGGAAGATTGAAGTTATCCCAATAAACGAGTTCGCGAAGGGCAGGGATTTAATCGGCTTCCTCGTGAGGGTATGA